The genomic interval GCCCCCAAGATCGCCTCCCACATCGTCGCCAGCGCCCACCCCGTCGACGGCGCGGACGGCAGCGTCGGCAGCGTCAGGCAGTTCAACTTCACCTCAGGTACGGTGACCCAGAACCCATCGCCGGAGGCGTTGACCAGTTCACTTCATCCACGCCTCTATGGCGACGTGACATGCCATTTCCGTTCTCTTTCTCTGCAGCCATGCCCTTCAGCCACATGAAGGAGAGGCTGGACTTCTTGGACGCGGACAAGTTGGAGTGCAAGTCGACGCtggtggagggcggcggcgtcggcaagGCGATCGAGACGGCGACGTCGCACATCAAGGTTGAGCCGGCGGCCAACGGCGGGAGCGTCGTGAAGGTGGAGTCCACGTACAAGCTCCTCCCCGGCGTGGAGGTGAAGGACGAGATCATCAAGGCCAAGGAGTCGCTCACCGCCATCTTCAAGACCGCCGAGGCCTACCTCATCGCCAACCCGGACGCCTACAACTAACTaaatcaaaatcaaccaaAATACGTAGTATGATCTCCAATTAATCTTCGAGAGTGTGTACGATTGAAATAATGCTGCTCCAACTCCAAGCCTCCAAGGCAGTGAGTGAGAGCTGAGATGAGAGAAGCTtgtgtgtgtttggtttcTGTTAATTAGCATGTTTCTGTGGGAGTGGTTGGTTTGATGCAGTCAAGGTTTGgacatatatttgcataattacCTATAGGTTTTGCACGGgaataaaagtataaaagaTAACGGTCTCCGAAGATACATGTGCAGCAGTCTGCTTTTGAAGATCATGAGCTCAGAGAGGCTTTTGCTTAGTTATGGAAGTTTGTCTCAATGGAATTACAGTTTACTCTCTTTCGGACAAATAATGAGGACCAGATAGAATATTATTCTGTTGAGACCATTGAAATCTAATTTTGGTACCAGGTGTTGTGTTACCACTATTTCTAGACAATTGGATTGGCACGTATGACTGATAATCTGCAGTAGTAAATTaacacaattttttaattattagatttttATGGTATACAAAGTTATTATCAACCATCCATTATCTTTTGATCCAATGGCCGATGTTGTTATTACCTTATAGGTGATAAGacattatttattgt from Oryza brachyantha chromosome 3, ObraRS2, whole genome shotgun sequence carries:
- the LOC102717327 gene encoding pathogenesis-related protein 1-like, which encodes MASTDSWTHEIESPVAAPRLFRAAVMDWHTLAPKIASHIVASAHPVDGADGSVGSVRQFNFTSAMPFSHMKERLDFLDADKLECKSTLVEGGGVGKAIETATSHIKVEPAANGGSVVKVESTYKLLPGVEVKDEIIKAKESLTAIFKTAEAYLIANPDAYN